In one window of Acidovorax sp. HDW3 DNA:
- a CDS encoding sulfate ABC transporter substrate-binding protein: MNASTLKSLTAALALTLGGTAFAQNQLLNVSYDVAREFYKDYNAAFVAHYKKAKGVEVKVDQSHAGSSAQARAVNDGLAADVVTFNTTTDVQFLADNGVVAKDWAQKFPHNAAPTTSTMLFLVRHGNPKNIKDWSDLVRPDVKVIVVNPKTGGNGRYAYLAAWGSVREKGSSDAQAAEFVGKLYKNVPLLAKGGRDATATFLQRNIGDVLITFESEVVSVEREFGQGKVDAVYPSVSITAENPVAVVERTVAKKGSGELARAYLDYLYSDEAQEIAARHAIRPRSEAVLKKHAEQFKPIAQFTVAKYFGSLTEAQKVHFNDGGQFDKLYQAGK; this comes from the coding sequence ATGAACGCATCCACCCTCAAGTCCCTGACCGCTGCCCTGGCCCTTACCCTCGGCGGTACGGCTTTTGCGCAAAATCAGCTGCTCAACGTCTCGTACGACGTAGCGCGGGAGTTCTACAAGGACTACAACGCAGCCTTTGTCGCCCACTACAAAAAGGCCAAGGGCGTGGAAGTGAAGGTGGACCAGTCGCACGCCGGCTCCAGCGCCCAGGCGCGTGCCGTCAATGATGGCCTGGCTGCCGACGTGGTGACGTTCAATACCACCACCGACGTGCAGTTCCTGGCCGATAACGGCGTCGTCGCCAAGGACTGGGCGCAAAAATTCCCGCACAATGCCGCCCCCACGACCTCGACCATGTTGTTCCTGGTGCGCCACGGCAATCCGAAAAATATCAAGGACTGGAGCGACCTGGTACGCCCTGACGTGAAGGTCATCGTCGTCAACCCCAAGACCGGCGGCAATGGCCGTTATGCCTACCTGGCCGCCTGGGGCAGCGTGCGCGAGAAGGGCAGCAGCGATGCGCAGGCGGCCGAGTTCGTCGGCAAGCTGTACAAAAACGTGCCCCTGCTGGCCAAGGGCGGGCGCGATGCCACGGCCACCTTCTTGCAGCGCAATATTGGCGACGTGCTCATTACCTTCGAGTCCGAGGTGGTGTCGGTCGAGCGCGAATTCGGCCAGGGCAAGGTCGATGCGGTGTACCCCTCGGTCAGCATCACGGCCGAGAACCCGGTGGCCGTGGTCGAGCGCACCGTGGCCAAGAAGGGCTCGGGCGAGCTCGCCCGCGCCTACCTGGACTACCTCTACTCCGACGAGGCGCAAGAGATTGCCGCGCGCCACGCCATCCGTCCGCGCTCCGAAGCCGTGCTGAAAAAGCACGCCGAGCAGTTCAAGCCGATCGCGCAATTTACCGTCGCCAAGTACTTTGGCAGCCTGACCGAGGCGCAGAAGGTGCACTTCAATGACGGCGGCCAGTTCGACAAGCTCTACCAGGCCGGCAAGTAA
- a CDS encoding methionine ABC transporter ATP-binding protein, whose protein sequence is MIDLRGITQIYQGPQGPFEALRGVDLKIEPGEVFGIIGRSGAGKSSLVRVINLLNRPTRGQVWVGGRELTALPEAQLRAARRDIGMVFQHFNLLSSRTVWDNAALPLELAGMSAAAIRERVGPLLELVGLSHLAGRYPAQISGGQKQRVGIARALASHPKVLLSDEATSALDPETTRSILDLLRQVNRELGLTVVLITHQMQVVKQIADRVAVMEAGRIVEQGPVVDVFTQPREAITKSLIDEIVPQELPASVLTRVRRLAQQLAPGHSGQLLRLAYAGEQAYEPILSHLIRELGLDLSILHGQIDEIQEQTFGSLAVYASGPMARIGAAIDYLRAQGVTVRTVDVQD, encoded by the coding sequence ATGATTGACCTACGGGGTATCACCCAGATTTATCAGGGCCCACAAGGCCCGTTCGAGGCGTTGCGCGGCGTTGATTTGAAAATTGAGCCGGGCGAGGTGTTCGGCATCATCGGGCGCTCGGGCGCGGGTAAAAGCTCTCTGGTGCGCGTCATCAACTTGCTCAACCGCCCCACGCGCGGTCAGGTCTGGGTGGGTGGGCGTGAGCTGACGGCGCTGCCCGAAGCGCAGCTGCGCGCGGCGCGGCGCGACATCGGCATGGTGTTCCAGCATTTCAACCTGCTGTCTTCGCGCACGGTGTGGGACAACGCTGCGCTGCCGCTGGAGCTCGCCGGCATGAGCGCCGCCGCCATCCGCGAGCGTGTGGGGCCGCTGCTTGAACTGGTGGGCCTGTCGCACCTGGCGGGGCGCTATCCGGCGCAGATTTCGGGCGGGCAAAAGCAGCGCGTGGGCATTGCGCGCGCCCTGGCCAGCCATCCCAAGGTGCTGCTCTCGGACGAGGCCACGAGTGCGCTCGATCCGGAGACGACGCGCTCCATCCTCGATCTGCTGCGCCAGGTCAACCGCGAGCTGGGGCTGACGGTGGTTTTAATCACGCACCAGATGCAGGTCGTCAAGCAAATTGCCGACCGCGTGGCGGTGATGGAGGCCGGGCGCATCGTCGAGCAGGGCCCGGTGGTCGATGTGTTTACCCAGCCGCGCGAGGCCATCACCAAGAGCCTGATCGACGAGATCGTGCCGCAGGAGCTGCCCGCGAGCGTGCTCACCCGCGTGCGCCGCCTGGCGCAGCAGCTCGCGCCCGGCCACAGCGGCCAATTGCTGCGCCTGGCGTACGCCGGCGAGCAGGCGTACGAGCCCATCCTCTCGCACCTGATCCGCGAGCTGGGGCTGGATTTGTCGATCCTGCACGGGCAGATCGACGAAATTCAGGAGCAAACCTTTGGCTCGCTGGCCGTGTACGCCAGCGGCCCCATGGCGCGCATTGGCGCAGCCATCGACTACCTGCGTGCGCAGGGGGTGACCGTGCGCACGGTCGATGTTCAAGACTGA
- a CDS encoding PLP-dependent aminotransferase family protein, with protein sequence MTHWNLAARAAKMNPSVIREILKVTEKPGIISLAGGLPSPKTFPVDAFASACAAVLAHDGAAALQYAASEGYAPLRAAIAAHLPWDVDPAQVLITTGSQQGLDLVAKVLIDEGSRVLVETPTYLGALQAFTPMQPQVVSVDSDEQGVNIDDLSAKTGSGADKARFLYVLPNFQNPTGRTMSEARRAALVQQAATLGLPLVEDNPYGDLWFDSPPPAPLTARNPEGCIYLGSFSKVLAPGLRLGYIVAPQAVYPKLLQAKQAADLHSPGFNQRMVAEVLKDGFLDRHVPTIRALYKQQRDAMLAALEREMAGLGVHWNSPQGGMFLWLRLPEGLDATALLAEAVQRNVAYVPGAAFYAEHADPRTLRLSFVTASSAQIDTGIAALAATVRAAIAG encoded by the coding sequence ATGACACACTGGAACCTGGCCGCGCGCGCGGCAAAAATGAATCCCTCGGTGATCCGCGAGATCCTCAAAGTCACCGAAAAGCCCGGCATCATCAGCCTGGCTGGCGGCCTGCCTTCACCCAAGACCTTCCCCGTCGATGCCTTTGCCAGCGCCTGCGCAGCAGTGCTGGCGCACGACGGCGCAGCCGCCCTGCAATACGCCGCCAGCGAAGGCTACGCCCCCTTGCGCGCAGCCATTGCCGCGCACCTGCCCTGGGACGTGGACCCGGCCCAAGTGCTCATCACCACCGGCTCGCAGCAGGGCCTGGACCTGGTGGCCAAGGTGCTGATCGACGAGGGCAGCCGCGTGCTGGTTGAAACCCCCACCTACCTCGGTGCGCTACAGGCCTTCACGCCCATGCAACCCCAGGTGGTGAGCGTGGACAGCGACGAACAAGGCGTGAACATTGACGACCTGAGCGCCAAAACCGGCAGCGGCGCCGATAAAGCCCGTTTCTTGTACGTGCTGCCCAATTTTCAGAACCCCACCGGCCGCACCATGAGCGAGGCGCGCCGCGCCGCCCTGGTGCAGCAAGCGGCCACCCTGGGCCTGCCACTGGTGGAAGACAACCCCTATGGCGACCTGTGGTTCGACAGCCCGCCACCGGCGCCGCTGACGGCACGCAACCCCGAAGGCTGCATCTATTTGGGCAGCTTCTCCAAGGTGCTGGCGCCGGGCCTGCGCCTGGGCTATATCGTGGCGCCCCAGGCCGTGTACCCCAAGCTGCTGCAGGCCAAGCAGGCAGCGGACCTGCACAGCCCCGGCTTCAACCAGCGCATGGTGGCCGAGGTGCTCAAAGACGGCTTTCTTGACCGCCACGTGCCCACCATCCGCGCGCTGTACAAGCAGCAGCGCGACGCCATGCTCGCCGCCCTGGAGCGCGAAATGGCGGGCCTGGGCGTGCACTGGAACAGCCCGCAGGGCGGCATGTTTTTGTGGCTGCGCCTGCCCGAGGGGCTGGACGCCACGGCCCTGCTGGCCGAGGCCGTGCAGCGCAACGTGGCCTACGTGCCCGGCGCCGCCTTCTACGCCGAGCACGCCGACCCGCGCACGCTGCGCTTGTCCTTCGTCACGGCCAGCAGTGCGCAGATCGACACCGGCATTGCCGCACTTGCCGCCACGGTGCGCGCTGCCATTGCGGGTTAA
- the cysT gene encoding sulfate ABC transporter permease subunit CysT has translation MITARQRVLPGFGLTLGYTLFYLSVIVLVPLGALLLKTFSMTWPQFWEAVTAPRVLAAYRLSLGASLLAACVNLVFGLLIAWVLVRYSFPGKRVVDALVDLPFALPTAVAGISLTALLAGNGWVGQYLEPMGVQLAFQPGGVVVALIFIGLPFVVRTVQPVLEDAEKELEEAATSLGATRWQIFTQVILPGITPALLTGFAMAFARALGEYGSVIFIAGNVPMVSEITPLIIIGKLEQYDVAGATAVAVVMLVLSFAMLLVINALQAWQRRHAGMSA, from the coding sequence ATGATCACTGCCCGCCAGCGGGTGTTGCCCGGCTTTGGCCTGACGCTGGGCTACACCCTTTTTTACTTGAGCGTGATCGTGCTCGTGCCCCTGGGGGCGCTGCTGCTCAAGACCTTTTCCATGACTTGGCCGCAGTTCTGGGAGGCCGTGACGGCGCCGCGCGTGCTCGCCGCCTACCGGCTCTCCCTGGGGGCCTCGCTGCTGGCGGCCTGCGTCAACCTGGTGTTTGGCCTGCTCATCGCCTGGGTTCTGGTGCGCTATTCGTTCCCCGGCAAGCGCGTGGTCGATGCCCTGGTCGATCTGCCCTTTGCCCTGCCGACGGCGGTGGCCGGCATCTCGCTCACGGCGCTGCTGGCGGGCAATGGCTGGGTCGGGCAATATCTGGAGCCCATGGGCGTTCAACTGGCGTTTCAGCCCGGTGGGGTGGTGGTGGCGCTCATCTTCATCGGCCTGCCGTTCGTCGTGCGTACGGTGCAGCCGGTGCTCGAAGACGCAGAAAAAGAGCTGGAAGAAGCCGCCACCAGCCTGGGCGCGACGCGCTGGCAAATTTTTACCCAGGTGATCCTGCCGGGCATCACGCCGGCGCTGCTCACGGGTTTTGCCATGGCGTTTGCACGCGCCTTGGGTGAATACGGCTCGGTGATTTTCATTGCCGGCAACGTGCCCATGGTGTCGGAGATCACGCCGCTCATCATCATCGGCAAGCTCGAGCAGTACGACGTGGCTGGCGCCACAGCGGTGGCCGTGGTCATGCTGGTGCTCTCGTTTGCCATGCTGCTGGTCATCAACGCGCTGCAAGCCTGGCAGCGCCGCCATGCGGGGATGTCGGCATGA
- a CDS encoding type IV toxin-antitoxin system AbiEi family antitoxin domain-containing protein, whose product MSENSRHQLIKRLQTELPRGAPFDLATLATLGVSPQLAARYAEGGWLVRLAQGVYAFPNDDYGVYGALKFLQQRVPGMHVGGKSALAVQGVRHNLGSRDTLVLWGEARYTTPEWFTSRFPARYVHTRLFDWPDASLDSKTLGTPPGLPDGLRVSFPERAVLELLYDAGTKQSLEEARNVFDGLRSPRKELLGQLLSCCTSVKAVRLFLTWARETGVVDVDDLVARHPLRTGSDKRWMSRLADGTLLSLKPHG is encoded by the coding sequence ATGAGTGAAAATTCAAGGCATCAGCTAATCAAGCGGTTGCAGACCGAGCTTCCCCGAGGAGCGCCGTTCGATCTGGCCACGCTGGCAACGCTGGGCGTGTCGCCTCAGCTCGCCGCGCGCTATGCGGAGGGCGGCTGGCTGGTTCGCCTGGCGCAGGGCGTCTACGCCTTTCCCAATGACGACTACGGGGTGTATGGGGCGCTGAAGTTCCTGCAGCAGCGCGTGCCCGGCATGCATGTCGGCGGCAAGAGCGCATTGGCAGTGCAGGGCGTGCGGCACAACCTGGGTAGCCGCGACACCTTGGTGCTGTGGGGCGAGGCTCGCTACACCACGCCCGAGTGGTTCACCTCGCGCTTCCCGGCGCGCTACGTCCACACACGCCTGTTCGACTGGCCGGACGCCTCGCTGGACAGCAAGACGCTGGGCACGCCACCCGGCCTGCCTGATGGCTTGCGGGTGTCGTTTCCCGAGCGCGCTGTGCTGGAGCTGCTGTACGACGCTGGCACGAAGCAGAGCCTGGAAGAGGCCCGCAACGTTTTCGATGGCCTGCGCTCGCCGCGCAAGGAGCTGCTGGGCCAACTGCTGTCCTGCTGCACCAGCGTCAAGGCCGTGCGGCTGTTCCTCACCTGGGCGCGCGAAACCGGGGTGGTGGATGTGGATGATCTGGTGGCGCGGCATCCGTTGCGCACCGGCAGTGACAAGCGCTGGATGAGCCGGCTCGCCGATGGCACCCTTCTGAGCCTGAAACCCCATGGATAA
- a CDS encoding methionine ABC transporter permease — protein sequence MFENFSEMMLELLATSLWETIVMVGVSGLLSGLAGIPLGVFLRLTDKGGVLQNLPLNQLVGGIVNAARSTPFIILLVAIIPFTRLLVGTSIGTWAAIVPLTLAAAPFVARLVETALREVDAGLIEAAQSMGASTWQIVWKVLLPEALPGIVAGLTISFVSLTGYSAMAGAVGGGGLGDLGIRYGYQRFLPDVMLAVVLILIVFVQLIQSLGDWAVRRLSHR from the coding sequence ATGTTTGAAAATTTTTCGGAAATGATGCTGGAGCTGCTGGCGACCTCGCTGTGGGAGACCATCGTGATGGTCGGTGTCTCGGGCCTGCTCAGCGGCCTGGCGGGCATTCCGCTGGGGGTGTTTTTGCGCCTGACCGACAAGGGCGGGGTGCTGCAAAACCTGCCGCTGAACCAGCTGGTGGGCGGCATCGTCAACGCGGCGCGCTCGACGCCTTTCATCATCTTGCTGGTGGCCATCATCCCGTTCACGCGCCTGCTGGTGGGCACCTCCATCGGCACCTGGGCGGCCATCGTGCCGCTGACGCTGGCGGCTGCGCCTTTCGTGGCACGCCTGGTGGAGACGGCGCTGCGCGAAGTCGATGCAGGCTTGATCGAGGCGGCGCAGTCCATGGGCGCGAGCACCTGGCAAATCGTCTGGAAAGTGCTGCTGCCCGAGGCCCTGCCGGGCATCGTCGCCGGCCTGACGATCAGCTTCGTCAGCCTCACGGGCTACTCCGCCATGGCTGGCGCCGTGGGCGGCGGCGGTCTGGGCGACCTGGGCATTCGCTATGGCTACCAGCGCTTTTTGCCCGACGTGATGCTGGCCGTGGTGCTGATCCTGATCGTCTTCGTGCAGCTGATCCAAAGCCTGGGCGATTGGGCGGTGCGCAGGCTCTCGCACCGCTGA
- a CDS encoding nucleotidyl transferase AbiEii/AbiGii toxin family protein: MDKNYADTVRLLLSVAPEVFANDIFAMKGGTAINLFVQDMPRLSVDIDVVFRPWDVPRDAALAAINDELAAIAQRVGPLGLQTRLIRSKDLADTKLIVENDTSQVKIEVNVVFRGTVLPVERKPLSARTSDLFGVEFDAPILAHDELYAGKLVAALDRQHPRDLFDVWQLFEAGGLTDGMVECFVLYLAGHNRPPHEVLFGNDKDIAAEYERAFVGMTEVHCPLETLLEVRAQLRQALPGRLTQAHRQFLSGLVRAAPDWSLVHCQHAAQLPALRWKLTNLDAFRKRRPADFAAQADALDAGLGRTSPPPR; the protein is encoded by the coding sequence ATGGATAAAAACTACGCCGACACCGTCCGCCTGTTGCTGTCCGTTGCCCCAGAGGTCTTCGCCAACGACATCTTCGCAATGAAGGGCGGCACGGCGATCAACCTGTTCGTGCAGGACATGCCTCGCCTGTCGGTCGACATCGATGTGGTGTTTCGCCCCTGGGACGTGCCACGCGACGCAGCACTGGCCGCGATCAATGACGAGCTGGCCGCCATCGCGCAGCGGGTCGGCCCGCTGGGCCTGCAGACCCGTCTGATCCGCAGCAAGGATCTGGCCGATACCAAGCTGATCGTCGAGAACGACACCAGCCAGGTCAAGATCGAAGTGAACGTCGTCTTCCGTGGCACGGTGCTGCCGGTGGAGCGCAAACCGCTGAGCGCCAGGACCAGCGATCTCTTCGGTGTCGAATTCGATGCGCCCATCCTCGCGCACGACGAGTTGTACGCGGGCAAGCTGGTGGCCGCCCTGGACCGGCAGCACCCGCGCGACCTGTTCGACGTCTGGCAGCTCTTCGAAGCCGGCGGCCTTACTGACGGCATGGTCGAGTGTTTCGTTCTCTACCTGGCCGGCCACAACCGGCCACCGCACGAAGTGCTGTTTGGCAATGACAAAGACATCGCGGCCGAGTACGAGCGTGCCTTCGTCGGCATGACCGAGGTGCACTGCCCGTTGGAGACACTGCTGGAGGTTCGGGCCCAGTTGCGCCAGGCACTGCCTGGCCGGCTGACCCAGGCCCACCGGCAATTTCTCAGCGGGCTGGTGCGCGCAGCGCCGGATTGGTCTCTCGTGCACTGCCAGCATGCCGCCCAACTGCCAGCCCTGCGGTGGAAGCTGACCAACCTGGACGCCTTCCGCAAGCGGCGCCCCGCAGACTTCGCGGCACAGGCTGATGCGCTCGACGCCGGACTTGGACGAACCTCGCCGCCTCCTCGCTGA
- a CDS encoding LysR family transcriptional regulator: MQDFNDMLFFAEVAERGGFAAAGRALGVPKSRLSRRVAELEARLGLRLLQRTTRSLALTEVGEAYLRHCQAMRESAQAAAELVAQVQEAPRGTVRVSCPVTLAQTVLGELIPDFLARYPEVRLEMQVSNRAVNLVEEGIDVALRVRATLEDSASMVVKRLDSAQQVFVASPALLARQGRPRTLDELARMDCIAMTAVDGRTSCLLHNAQGQVHTVHCKPRYVADDLLTLKFAALAGTGWCWLPDYMCHEEIRRGTLEQLLPDWAPPGGIVHAVFPSRRGLAPAVRHFLDFLGEAMPGCNHWQGRQEKP; the protein is encoded by the coding sequence ATGCAAGACTTCAACGACATGCTGTTTTTCGCCGAGGTGGCCGAGCGCGGCGGCTTTGCCGCTGCCGGGCGGGCGCTGGGCGTTCCAAAATCGCGCCTCTCGCGCCGCGTGGCCGAGCTGGAGGCGCGCCTGGGCCTGCGGCTGTTGCAGCGCACCACGCGCAGCCTGGCGCTGACCGAGGTGGGCGAGGCGTATTTGCGCCATTGCCAGGCGATGCGCGAATCGGCGCAGGCGGCGGCCGAGCTGGTGGCGCAGGTGCAGGAGGCGCCACGCGGCACGGTGCGCGTGAGTTGCCCGGTGACGCTGGCGCAAACCGTGTTGGGCGAGCTGATCCCGGATTTTTTGGCGCGCTACCCCGAGGTGCGCCTGGAAATGCAGGTCAGCAACCGCGCCGTGAACCTGGTGGAGGAGGGCATCGACGTTGCCCTGCGCGTGCGCGCCACGCTCGAAGACAGCGCCAGCATGGTCGTCAAGCGCCTCGATAGTGCGCAGCAGGTATTCGTTGCCAGCCCAGCCTTGCTGGCACGCCAGGGGCGACCGCGCACGCTCGATGAGCTCGCGCGCATGGACTGCATTGCCATGACTGCCGTCGATGGGCGCACCAGCTGCCTGCTGCACAACGCCCAGGGCCAGGTGCACACCGTGCACTGCAAGCCGCGCTACGTGGCCGACGACCTGCTCACGCTCAAATTTGCCGCCCTGGCCGGCACCGGCTGGTGCTGGCTGCCTGACTACATGTGTCACGAAGAAATCCGGCGCGGCACCCTGGAGCAGCTCCTGCCCGACTGGGCGCCGCCCGGGGGTATCGTGCACGCTGTTTTCCCCTCGCGCCGGGGGCTGGCGCCAGCAGTGCGGCATTTTCTGGATTTTCTGGGCGAGGCCATGCCAGGCTGCAACCACTGGCAGGGGCGGCAGGAAAAGCCCTGA
- a CDS encoding DNA-binding protein has product MTEITYSTVAAAAESIEQEGHEPGVRSVRDKLGGGSHTTINPFLRKWKEARAARDESSIDIDPAVSDLWRAQVAKAMAQASRKAELRAKEAEDAFDELAKQMAETQAQLNASNASLATTQAQLLQHQGLLQANEREMDALKARTAATVAEADQRAERERAQAEAVRQELVRASLRLEQVPDLQAALDQSRQLLKASHDDVARAQLSEAVATSHADAQKQRANETAARESRLGQQLQRLQEAREKALEADRASQKEILRLSTMMSALDARCAVQGAEIDRLRDAQKDIGDSRDAAATLTSPQYD; this is encoded by the coding sequence ATGACCGAAATCACTTACAGCACCGTCGCGGCCGCAGCCGAATCTATCGAACAGGAAGGACATGAACCCGGCGTGCGTTCGGTCCGGGACAAGCTGGGCGGCGGTTCCCACACGACCATCAATCCCTTCCTGCGGAAATGGAAGGAGGCTCGTGCCGCGCGCGATGAAAGCAGTATCGACATTGACCCAGCGGTCAGCGACTTGTGGCGGGCCCAGGTTGCAAAAGCCATGGCGCAGGCATCGCGCAAGGCGGAGTTGCGCGCCAAGGAGGCGGAGGACGCCTTCGACGAACTGGCAAAGCAGATGGCCGAGACCCAAGCCCAGCTCAACGCCAGCAATGCCTCTCTGGCCACGACGCAGGCGCAACTGCTGCAGCACCAGGGCCTATTGCAGGCAAACGAGCGGGAAATGGATGCGCTGAAGGCGCGGACGGCTGCGACGGTCGCCGAGGCCGACCAGCGTGCCGAGCGTGAACGTGCGCAGGCGGAAGCCGTGCGCCAGGAACTGGTGCGCGCATCCCTGCGGCTGGAGCAGGTGCCAGACCTTCAGGCGGCATTGGACCAATCCCGGCAACTGCTGAAGGCCAGCCATGACGACGTCGCGCGCGCCCAGCTTTCAGAGGCGGTCGCTACTTCTCACGCCGACGCGCAGAAGCAGCGCGCCAACGAAACCGCAGCTCGCGAATCCCGGCTTGGTCAGCAGCTACAGCGCCTGCAGGAGGCGCGGGAAAAGGCCTTGGAGGCGGATCGGGCATCGCAGAAGGAAATTCTGCGGCTGTCCACCATGATGTCGGCTCTTGACGCACGCTGCGCCGTGCAGGGCGCGGAGATCGACCGGTTGCGCGATGCCCAGAAGGATATCGGCGACTCCCGTGACGCCGCAGCGACATTGACCTCACCGCAATACGACTAG
- a CDS encoding FMN-dependent NADH-azoreductase, with protein sequence MQLLHIDSAITGTQSISRELTAHIVAAWQAQHANTQVQYLDLAQDAPAHFTMDAMAPRTGQTEGLSAAQQQENAVSERLVQQFLGADVIVIGAPLYNFSIPTQLKAWIDRIAQPGRTFRYTANGPEGLAKGKTVIVASSRGGIYSTSEAGRALEHQESYLQTVMGFFGITDVRFVRAEGVAMDKEKALGNARQNLAELLHGPAANQERVSAAA encoded by the coding sequence ATGCAACTGCTGCACATTGATTCCGCCATCACCGGCACCCAGTCCATCTCGCGCGAACTGACGGCGCACATCGTTGCCGCCTGGCAGGCGCAGCACGCCAACACCCAGGTGCAGTACCTGGACCTGGCGCAAGACGCCCCGGCCCACTTCACCATGGACGCCATGGCCCCGCGCACCGGCCAGACCGAGGGCCTGAGCGCGGCGCAGCAGCAGGAAAACGCTGTCTCCGAGCGCCTGGTGCAGCAATTTCTGGGCGCTGACGTGATCGTCATTGGTGCGCCGCTGTACAACTTCAGCATCCCGACGCAGCTCAAAGCCTGGATCGACCGCATCGCCCAACCCGGGCGCACCTTCCGCTACACCGCCAACGGCCCCGAAGGGCTGGCCAAAGGCAAGACGGTGATCGTGGCGTCGAGCCGGGGCGGTATTTACTCCACCAGCGAAGCGGGCCGCGCCCTGGAGCACCAGGAAAGCTATTTGCAGACCGTGATGGGCTTTTTCGGCATCACCGATGTGCGCTTTGTGCGCGCCGAAGGCGTGGCCATGGACAAGGAAAAGGCCCTGGGCAACGCACGCCAAAATCTGGCCGAGCTGCTGCACGGCCCGGCAGCCAACCAGGAACGCGTCAGCGCCGCAGCCTGA
- a CDS encoding DUF1778 domain-containing protein, with amino-acid sequence MGALALKDARMELKTTKEAKELLSKAAVLGGMDLSSFMLSTAMEKARAILLDHTSIQLSVQGQAQLASVLQTPVAPTEAMKELRRTPRLKVRE; translated from the coding sequence ATGGGCGCGCTCGCACTCAAAGATGCTCGCATGGAGCTCAAGACCACCAAGGAAGCCAAGGAGCTGCTGAGCAAGGCCGCCGTCCTGGGCGGCATGGACCTGTCGTCCTTCATGCTGTCGACCGCCATGGAAAAGGCGCGTGCGATCCTGCTCGACCACACCTCCATCCAGCTCTCGGTGCAGGGGCAGGCGCAGTTGGCCAGCGTGCTGCAGACGCCGGTTGCTCCGACCGAGGCCATGAAGGAACTGCGCCGCACGCCCCGCTTGAAAGTGCGTGAATGA
- a CDS encoding pyocin activator PrtN family protein, producing the protein MNTAFALMAVFDGPTVSLDRICVDYLGLSRQEAMRQAAQGELPLPVFRLNKSQKAPYVIHVGDLAKLIDKAREQAEETWKRCQV; encoded by the coding sequence GTGAACACCGCGTTCGCACTCATGGCCGTCTTCGATGGCCCCACCGTGTCGCTGGATCGCATCTGCGTCGACTACCTCGGGCTCAGCCGGCAGGAGGCGATGCGGCAAGCGGCACAGGGCGAGTTGCCTCTTCCCGTGTTCCGGCTCAACAAGTCTCAGAAGGCGCCTTACGTCATCCATGTCGGCGATCTGGCGAAACTGATCGACAAGGCCAGGGAACAGGCTGAAGAGACGTGGAAGCGATGCCAGGTGTGA
- a CDS encoding GNAT family N-acetyltransferase, translated as MSFFITRFDPGAKYEGYNQFDCRHAVINKFVKDSLRKQVKQGLSVAYVLLEDDGTTQRFAGFFTIASHTIALSALGTLQRGGLPKAIPCVRLIMLGVHHADAGQGLGLQLMNHALDIVKVGAQNIGSYGLYLDADAGAFGFYQKLGFVPLEGDKSPAPSPMFLPMSAIP; from the coding sequence ATGAGCTTTTTCATCACTCGCTTCGATCCTGGGGCGAAGTATGAGGGCTACAACCAGTTCGATTGCCGGCACGCCGTCATCAACAAGTTTGTCAAGGACTCGCTCAGGAAGCAGGTCAAACAAGGTCTGAGCGTGGCCTACGTGCTACTGGAGGACGATGGGACCACGCAGCGATTCGCCGGCTTCTTCACGATCGCCAGCCACACCATTGCGCTGTCGGCGCTGGGTACCCTGCAGCGTGGCGGGCTCCCCAAAGCTATTCCCTGTGTCCGCTTGATCATGCTGGGGGTTCACCATGCCGACGCAGGCCAGGGGCTTGGCTTGCAGCTCATGAACCATGCGCTGGACATCGTGAAAGTCGGGGCGCAGAACATCGGGAGTTACGGCCTGTACCTGGATGCCGACGCGGGAGCGTTCGGTTTCTATCAGAAGCTGGGCTTTGTGCCGCTGGAGGGCGACAAGAGCCCCGCGCCGTCGCCCATGTTCTTGCCCATGTCGGCGATTCCCTGA